The bacterium genomic interval GTAGATCGATCCGTCGGGTCATGGAGATCTCCGACTCATTGGCCGTCGCTACCGCCTAACGACAAGAGTACCCGCCGTCGACCGGCAGCGTATGGCCGGTGATGAAGGACGCCGCCGAACTCGAGAGGAACACGACGGCCGTCGCGATCTCGTCGGGCTGGCCGAGCCGGGCTATCGGGTGGAGGCGCTCGTACTCGTGCTGGATCTGCAGGTCCTCGCGGAGGATCTCGGTCATCGGGGTCTCGATGTAGCCGGGTGCGACGGCGTTCACCCGGACGCCCCGCTCGGCGAAGGCGATCGCGTACTGAGCGGTCATGCCGACGACGGCGTGCTTCGAGGCGATGTAGGCGATTCCGCCGCCCTCGACCATCGACGCCGCGGGTTGGTTCATCGAGATCGGCGAGACGAGGCCCTGGAGGCCGGCGATCGAGGCGGTGTTCACGATTGCGCCACCGCCCCGCTCGGCGAGGAGCGCCGAGCCGTGCTTGAGTCCGTAGTAGACGCCGTTCTGGTTCACCTCGAGGGTCTTCTGGTAGTCGATGTCGCCCACGCCGGCGTTGTTGAAGAGGATGTCGAATCCGCCGAGTGCGTCGATCGTCTGCTGGAGGCTCTTCTCGACCGCGCTCTCGTCGGTCACGTCGAGCTGGAGCGATGCGGCCTCGCCCCCTTCGCCACGGATCGACTCCGCCGTGACCTTCGCGCCGTCGGCGTCGATGTCGGCGCACATCACGCTGGCGCCCGCCTGCGCGTAGCGGATCGCGGTGGCGCGCCCGATGCCGGAGCCGGCGCCGGTCACGAGGGCGACCTTTCCGTCGAGGTCGATCACGGGGGAGAGGGACATGGGGGCTCCTTCCGAGGCGCGCGGCGTGCGCGAATCCTGCGCCTCCGAGTCTGGCACCGCGATCTCGCGCCGGCAATCGCCGGTTCGGCGCGCGTGGCCGGCGCGCTCCCCTAGTCTTCCGCGGGCAGTGCGGTCGGGAACCGGCTAACCCACTGCATGTAGGTGACCATCGCGCGATCGCCGGCGACCAGGCTGCCGACCTTGAAGCGGATCCCCTGGAGCGTGCGGGCATCGTCGACGAGCAGGTCGTCTCCGAACTTCTGCTGCTCGTCGAGGCGGGCGTCGATCTCGCTCTCCGAGAGACCGCCGTCCCTGGGCACCGCCGCGACGTACCAGGTCTGGGCGCGGTCCCCGATCGGCGTGGACGTGAAGATCCCGACCGTCGTGTGATCGGTCACGGTCTGGAACGACACGACGTTCGTGCCCGTCACGCGGATGCGCTGCTCGAAAGCGCCGGTCTCCTTCGAGACGAAGGGGATGTCGAGCTCGATGTGGTGCTCGCCCTCGTAGCGGACGTCCTCGGGCTCGACCGCGAAGTCGAGATCGTGCACGTAGCGCAGGTGCATGAAGTCGAAGGTGTTCCCGATCGAGAGCCAGGGGGCGACTTCGAAGACGTTCGTTCGCTTCACGCGGAAGACGAGGTCCTTCTCCTCGTAGTCGCGAACGGTGGGTGGTGAATAGAGCGGGGTGTCGTCTCCGTGCCAGGCCCAGATCAGACCGAAGGACTCGTGGGTCGGGTAGCTGTGGAGACGTGCCGCCGTCGGGATCGGCCCCTCCGAGGGGATCTTCGCGCAGGATCCGTCGGGCCCGAAGCAGAAGTGGTGATAGGTGCACCGGATCGTGTCGTCGACGACGTCGCCCAGGGCGAGATCCGCACCCATGTGCGGGCAGCGGGCGGTCATGACGACCGGCTCGCCGGAGGCCTTGCGATAGACTACAACCCGGCCGGAGAGGAAGTCGGCGCCGACCGGATCCGACGCGGGAACCTCTTCGGAGGTCGCGACCGCGTACCAGCCCTGGGGCTGGGGGTCGCCCGGGCGGATCGCGGCGTCGAGGCGCTGCCAGTCGGTGTCTTCGGCGGATGCGGCGCTGGCCATCGGTGGCTCCTTCGTTGCGGGCGCTCAGGCCGGGTCGATCATCGACTCCTTCAGGTAGAGCGAGTCGATGTACTCCCGGACCGCCTGGATCTTCCCGTCGCGCACGTCGAAGACCAGGCAGTGGTCGGTCTGGTATTCGTTGCCGTTGAGTCCGGTCGAGCGGTGGGTCATCTCGACGACGACGTGCTCGCCCTGCGTGACGACGAGGTGCGTCTCGAGGTCGTAGGAGCTCATGCCCGTCGTGAAGAGGCCCTTGTCGACGGCGAAGTAGCCCTCGAAGATGTCCTTCCGTCCGAAGAACTTGCCGGGCCAGGGGAGCGAGGGCGGCGTGGTCCAGGTCGCGTCCTCGGCGAAGGCTTCGTAGGCCGCGTCGTGGCGGCCGGCCTTGATGTCCTCGAGGTACTCGAGGACGACGGTCTTCGGGTCCAGGGCCATTCGTGGGTCCTCCTTCAGGCCTCGACCTCGACCGCGGTGATCGAAGGGTCGAGGGTCACGACCATGTCCTTCATCATGGCGCCCAGGGCATCGGGCTCCATGACGCACTCGGCGCACTCCTCGTTCACGCCCGGCACGTAG includes:
- a CDS encoding SDR family oxidoreductase, whose amino-acid sequence is MSLSPVIDLDGKVALVTGAGSGIGRATAIRYAQAGASVMCADIDADGAKVTAESIRGEGGEAASLQLDVTDESAVEKSLQQTIDALGGFDILFNNAGVGDIDYQKTLEVNQNGVYYGLKHGSALLAERGGGAIVNTASIAGLQGLVSPISMNQPAASMVEGGGIAYIASKHAVVGMTAQYAIAFAERGVRVNAVAPGYIETPMTEILREDLQIQHEYERLHPIARLGQPDEIATAVVFLSSSAASFITGHTLPVDGGYSCR
- a CDS encoding Rieske 2Fe-2S domain-containing protein, coding for MASAASAEDTDWQRLDAAIRPGDPQPQGWYAVATSEEVPASDPVGADFLSGRVVVYRKASGEPVVMTARCPHMGADLALGDVVDDTIRCTYHHFCFGPDGSCAKIPSEGPIPTAARLHSYPTHESFGLIWAWHGDDTPLYSPPTVRDYEEKDLVFRVKRTNVFEVAPWLSIGNTFDFMHLRYVHDLDFAVEPEDVRYEGEHHIELDIPFVSKETGAFEQRIRVTGTNVVSFQTVTDHTTVGIFTSTPIGDRAQTWYVAAVPRDGGLSESEIDARLDEQQKFGDDLLVDDARTLQGIRFKVGSLVAGDRAMVTYMQWVSRFPTALPAED
- a CDS encoding nuclear transport factor 2 family protein, with product MALDPKTVVLEYLEDIKAGRHDAAYEAFAEDATWTTPPSLPWPGKFFGRKDIFEGYFAVDKGLFTTGMSSYDLETHLVVTQGEHVVVEMTHRSTGLNGNEYQTDHCLVFDVRDGKIQAVREYIDSLYLKESMIDPA